A DNA window from Actinomadura coerulea contains the following coding sequences:
- a CDS encoding molybdopterin oxidoreductase family protein produces the protein MARIDRIADPWGTRTPYGPGEDWPVRVDTFLKEGVSPQDVDRWVPTASILHSNGDGMDIAVKDGRMVGVRGAAGDRINRGRLDPKDLYAWQAGASPDRLTRPLISRDGALVETDWDTAMDAVVRRSRELLDEQGPGAFGFYTTGQLFLEEYYTLAAIARGGIGTHHLDGNTRLCTATAAAALKESFGCDGQPGTYADIDHADVIALFGHNAAETQTVLWMRMLDRLAGPNPPQVICVDPRPTPVARMAAVHLAPRPGTNVALMNGLLHEIISAGRIDRGYVDAHTVGYEELERRVEEYPPARVAELCDVPEELIRRAAGLLGDAERLVSTVLQGFYQSHQATAAAVQVNNLHLIRGMLGRPGCGVLQMNGQPTAQNTRECGADGDLPGFRNWANDDHVADLARIWNVEPERIPHYAPPTHAMQIFRYAEQGSIRFLWVSGTNPAVSLPELSRIRKILAQERLFLVVQDIFPTETTELADVVLPAATWGEKTGAFTNADRTVHLSEKAVEPPGEARPDLEIFLDYAGRMGFTGKDGTPLITWTGPESAFRAWQECSRGRPCDYTGLSYERLRAAGGVQWPCDQDHPDGTERLYSDGRFWAAPEYCESFGRDLVTGTPVEEVEYRFLNPSGKAVIKSAGYLPPHEMPDELRPFHLINGRTVHHFHTRTKTARAPQLRDAAPDVWVEMSAADAAAHDMREGDLAEISSPRGVVHARLRVTGIRPGVLFLPFHYGYWDLPDDAGRTRAANELTVTDWDPASKQPLFKTGAATIRLLERGGGDAPADRDSEAEPARSRTALADEEPR, from the coding sequence ATGGCGCGGATCGATCGGATCGCCGACCCCTGGGGGACGAGGACGCCCTACGGTCCGGGTGAGGACTGGCCCGTCCGGGTCGACACCTTCCTGAAGGAGGGGGTCTCGCCCCAGGACGTGGACCGGTGGGTGCCGACCGCGTCGATCCTGCACTCCAATGGGGACGGGATGGACATCGCGGTCAAGGACGGCCGGATGGTCGGGGTCCGCGGGGCGGCCGGAGACAGGATCAACCGGGGACGCCTCGACCCCAAGGACCTGTACGCCTGGCAGGCGGGCGCGTCACCGGACCGGTTGACCCGTCCGCTGATCAGCCGCGACGGCGCGCTCGTGGAGACCGACTGGGACACCGCGATGGACGCGGTCGTCCGCCGGAGCCGTGAACTGCTGGACGAGCAGGGCCCCGGCGCGTTCGGCTTCTACACCACCGGGCAGCTCTTCCTTGAGGAGTACTACACGCTGGCGGCCATCGCGCGCGGCGGGATCGGCACCCACCACCTGGACGGCAACACCCGCCTGTGCACCGCGACGGCGGCGGCGGCGCTGAAGGAGTCGTTCGGGTGCGACGGGCAGCCCGGGACGTACGCCGACATCGACCACGCCGACGTCATCGCGTTGTTCGGGCACAACGCGGCCGAGACGCAGACCGTGCTGTGGATGCGGATGCTCGACCGGCTGGCCGGTCCGAACCCGCCGCAGGTGATCTGCGTGGATCCCCGGCCGACGCCGGTGGCGCGCATGGCGGCCGTGCACCTGGCGCCGCGTCCGGGCACCAACGTGGCGCTGATGAACGGCCTGCTGCACGAGATCATCTCGGCGGGGAGGATCGACCGCGGCTACGTCGACGCCCACACGGTCGGCTACGAGGAGCTGGAGCGGCGCGTCGAGGAGTATCCGCCCGCCCGCGTCGCGGAGCTCTGCGACGTGCCCGAGGAGCTGATCCGCCGGGCCGCGGGGCTGCTGGGCGACGCCGAACGGCTCGTGTCGACCGTCTTGCAGGGGTTCTACCAGTCGCATCAGGCCACCGCCGCCGCCGTGCAGGTCAACAACCTGCACCTGATCCGGGGGATGCTCGGCCGGCCCGGTTGCGGGGTCCTGCAGATGAACGGGCAGCCGACCGCCCAGAACACCCGGGAGTGCGGCGCCGACGGAGACCTGCCGGGCTTCCGGAACTGGGCCAACGACGACCACGTCGCCGACCTGGCCCGGATCTGGAACGTCGAGCCCGAGCGCATCCCGCACTACGCGCCCCCGACCCACGCCATGCAGATCTTCCGGTACGCCGAGCAGGGGTCGATCCGCTTCCTGTGGGTCAGCGGGACGAACCCCGCCGTCTCACTGCCGGAACTGTCGAGGATCCGGAAGATCCTGGCGCAGGAGCGGCTGTTCCTGGTGGTGCAGGACATCTTCCCGACCGAGACCACCGAGCTGGCCGACGTGGTCCTCCCGGCGGCGACGTGGGGCGAGAAGACCGGCGCCTTCACCAACGCCGACCGGACCGTCCACCTCTCGGAGAAGGCCGTCGAGCCGCCCGGCGAGGCCCGCCCGGACCTGGAGATCTTCCTGGACTACGCCGGGCGGATGGGTTTCACCGGCAAGGACGGCACTCCCCTCATCACATGGACCGGCCCCGAGTCGGCGTTCCGCGCCTGGCAGGAGTGCAGCCGCGGGCGCCCCTGCGACTACACCGGCCTCAGCTACGAGAGGCTGCGCGCCGCGGGCGGCGTCCAATGGCCCTGCGACCAGGACCATCCCGACGGCACCGAACGCCTTTACTCCGACGGCCGGTTCTGGGCCGCACCCGAGTACTGCGAGAGCTTCGGCCGCGACCTGGTCACCGGTACCCCCGTCGAGGAGGTGGAGTACCGGTTCCTCAACCCGTCCGGCAAGGCCGTCATCAAGTCGGCCGGCTACCTTCCGCCGCACGAGATGCCGGACGAGCTCCGCCCGTTCCACCTGATCAACGGCCGCACCGTCCACCACTTCCACACCCGGACCAAGACCGCCCGCGCGCCGCAGCTGCGGGACGCCGCCCCGGACGTGTGGGTGGAGATGAGCGCCGCCGACGCCGCGGCCCACGACATGCGGGAGGGCGACCTCGCGGAGATCTCCAGCCCGCGCGGCGTCGTGCATGCCAGGCTGCGCGTCACCGGCATACGCCCCGGGGTCCTGTTCCTGCCCTTCCACTACGGCTACTGGGACCTCCCGGACGACGCCGGCAGGACGCGCGCGGCCAACGAACTGACGGTCACCGACTGGGACCCCGCCTCCAAGCAGCCGCTGTTCAAGACCGGCGCGGCCACGATCCGGCTGCTGGAGCGCGGCGGCGGGGACGCCCCCGCCGATCGGGACTCCGAGGCCGAACCGGCGCGGAGCCGGACGGCACTGGCCGACGAGGAACCGCGATGA
- a CDS encoding vWA domain-containing protein — translation MPDPLPARPSAPPPRPLPVLVLADVSGSMAEAGKIEVLNRSVATMIRSFADEDTVRGEITVGVVTFGGGGAALHQAPAPAAEVVWEDMRPRGRTPLGEALDLVNDLLADEDVISRRAFTPTLVLVSDGLPNDDWRGALERLLASPRGGKAVRLAVGVGQDMDEEAFDVLRAFIDDPVIQPVRADEAHLLSRYFSWVTMSVTARARSTRPNDTSHMSFDELEDLLG, via the coding sequence ATGCCCGACCCCCTCCCGGCACGGCCGTCCGCACCCCCGCCCCGGCCCCTGCCCGTGCTCGTCCTCGCCGATGTCAGCGGGAGCATGGCGGAGGCGGGAAAGATCGAGGTGCTCAACCGCAGCGTCGCCACGATGATCAGGTCGTTCGCCGACGAGGACACCGTCCGCGGTGAGATCACGGTCGGGGTGGTGACCTTCGGGGGCGGGGGCGCGGCGCTGCACCAGGCGCCGGCCCCGGCCGCCGAGGTCGTCTGGGAGGACATGCGGCCCCGCGGGCGCACGCCGCTGGGCGAGGCCCTCGACCTGGTGAACGACCTCCTGGCGGACGAGGACGTCATCTCCCGGCGGGCCTTCACGCCGACCCTGGTCCTGGTCTCCGACGGGCTGCCGAACGACGACTGGCGGGGCGCGCTGGAGCGGCTGCTGGCGTCGCCGCGCGGAGGAAAGGCCGTGCGGCTGGCGGTCGGAGTCGGCCAGGACATGGACGAGGAGGCCTTCGACGTCCTGCGGGCCTTCATCGACGATCCCGTGATCCAGCCGGTCCGCGCCGACGAGGCCCACCTGCTGTCCCGGTACTTCTCCTGGGTCACCATGAGCGTCACCGCGAGAGCGCGCAGCACCCGTCCGAACGACACATCACATATGTCCTTCGACGAGCTCGAGGACCTGCTGGGCTGA
- a CDS encoding protein kinase domain-containing protein: MRVVKDEHGRPLQLTRLLGTGGQGEVWAAGDRVAVKVLRARTRRASERLRQRLRTVRRLDLDGLAISRPLAMLAEPDAGYTMELLGDMTALRVLANPPPRGDLVDWYGETGGLRRRLRLLARAADVLAALHARGIVYGDPSPGNMMASASAEHSQVWLVDADNLEVESVVPDESFTTPGYGAPEVVAGRMGISSLSDAHAFAVVAFELLALVHPFLGDDVQDGAPEDEERAFAGELPWIDDPDDDRNRSSYGLPRRSVLTPGLRTLAERTFGAGRSDPVERATVAEWRTKLQAAADLTLTCAGCRQTFIVGVAACPWCGAGTPRQLMGLMHLAVPGEDTYAGPRDGLAIPPREWLCVTARTAQLAPDTDQDRPVAWLWWEPGSRLAVRNRGREPLWLSRRTGGSPRVVEPDGELTVPVYEDVPEWNVHFGHRSQLHRVLRFRLLGTGRA, translated from the coding sequence ATGCGCGTGGTGAAGGACGAGCACGGGCGGCCGCTCCAGCTGACCCGCCTGCTGGGAACCGGCGGGCAGGGCGAGGTCTGGGCGGCCGGCGACCGTGTCGCCGTCAAGGTACTCCGAGCCCGGACACGGCGGGCCTCCGAGCGGCTGCGGCAGCGGCTCCGGACCGTGAGACGGCTCGACCTCGACGGGCTCGCCATATCCCGTCCGCTGGCCATGCTCGCGGAGCCGGACGCGGGCTACACGATGGAGCTGCTCGGCGACATGACCGCTCTGCGCGTCCTCGCCAACCCGCCCCCGCGCGGGGACCTCGTGGACTGGTACGGGGAGACGGGCGGCCTGCGGCGCCGGCTCCGGCTACTGGCGAGGGCCGCGGACGTCCTGGCGGCGCTGCACGCCCGGGGCATCGTCTACGGCGACCCCTCGCCCGGGAACATGATGGCCTCGGCGTCCGCCGAGCACTCCCAGGTCTGGCTGGTCGACGCCGACAACCTGGAGGTCGAGTCGGTCGTCCCCGACGAGTCGTTCACGACACCCGGATACGGCGCGCCCGAGGTGGTCGCGGGCCGCATGGGCATCTCCAGCCTCAGCGACGCCCACGCGTTCGCGGTCGTCGCCTTCGAGCTGCTCGCGCTCGTGCACCCCTTCCTCGGCGACGACGTCCAGGACGGCGCACCGGAGGACGAGGAGCGGGCGTTCGCGGGCGAGCTGCCCTGGATCGACGATCCCGACGACGACCGCAACCGGTCGAGCTACGGGCTGCCCAGGCGGTCCGTCCTCACCCCCGGCCTCAGGACGCTGGCCGAGCGGACCTTCGGTGCCGGGCGGTCGGATCCGGTCGAGCGGGCGACGGTCGCCGAATGGCGCACCAAGCTCCAGGCCGCCGCGGACCTCACGCTCACGTGCGCGGGGTGCCGGCAGACGTTCATCGTCGGAGTCGCCGCCTGCCCGTGGTGCGGAGCCGGAACGCCCCGGCAGCTGATGGGCTTGATGCACCTCGCCGTTCCCGGGGAGGACACCTACGCCGGGCCCCGCGACGGCCTCGCGATTCCGCCGCGCGAATGGCTGTGCGTCACGGCGCGCACCGCGCAGCTGGCGCCCGACACCGACCAGGATCGTCCCGTCGCCTGGCTGTGGTGGGAGCCGGGCAGCAGGCTGGCCGTGCGGAACCGGGGCCGTGAACCGCTGTGGCTCAGCCGGCGCACCGGAGGATCGCCGCGCGTCGTGGAGCCGGACGGCGAGCTGACGGTTCCGGTGTACGAGGACGTCCCGGAGTGGAACGTGCACTTCGGGCACCGGTCGCAGCTCCACCGGGTGCTGCGGTTCCGTCTGCTCGGAACGGGCCGGGCATGA
- a CDS encoding DEAD/DEAH box helicase — MSAPARSGRAPASRGASAPVSEPLPGRSDFVWLLWNGAPDALRNIGEGWHEVNLARLPNGQVVAGVDGTVRGGVRPDGEQDRERLGRAISNRARIAVLSTHKVENEGQRRRLRIGVDLYTYEQADPLEPQSVGVGDRVMDTVGKWDRKLRDRPEEILRWLTERLLIPPRAGAGPEAPHRLVVSIGLSDPSAPAGYRIHGRGVTGDVRTEGGRLVLHRLRRTGGEDGQGPLRLTECRLEFTDVSQAGELRAEMKHQLNRLATGQGFLAMWHEYNRLESRFVRRQVRDVGFGRYTERESLGDGVYRFRLDRSSHVDDQELTLTERARRNLDARESLELEAARTLPGALAAADGEEDASAWALIGDRLGRDVVSGTVVAADVAAGTIDMRLVDLGRRRVSGVGRDQTDAPPPQGFLYRSFRGDRRQMQRRKDAFDRILADGTRIPNLLALFEGKTVSADPPGRRTKPLSAAVRECFRGGEPTPMQERALEVALNTPDIAVIQGPPGTGKTQVITALQTRLAEEGRGYARLRGSILLTSFQHAAVDELVERSRVFGLPASKVDRAGRGTTVQTDRWLQETVDWLTEEINADSLGQALGVLRTVTARAAGYLLTPTPPEETARLLEEIEELAGGLLSAGLAGRLHRARLRSRNASRPGPFDLDDDRELAVRALRGVRTLAESFADDGPAAAAKALRRVRALDGPDADGAADLDLLARAASWDVDEPVPFLAELAAARDRLLEALRPASGPLAPAAADPEVEDLLAEIAEELEERVRDSGESGPQLAMLDYLEGLRGDPAAVEWTLRAYTASYAATCQQAASPTVAGAKQEARVEDVVFDTVIIDEAARANPLDLMIPLIHAGRRIVLVGDHNQLPHMLEPEVERQVEQLDAGARGRLRESLFQRLFENLRAPGAPVDRVVTLNAQFRMHRTLGAFVSRCFYDGMLESPRPDEEFAHALPGYEGVHAAWIDVPNARGAESGRRSKRRRAEARAIADQLERLLPSAPDLTFGVISFYSDQVDEIWRELVARELARRTDQGYELVKGLQYDAGGRRLDRLHVGSVDAFQGKEFDVVFLSTTRSAPQADPPAAGTAAHDRWVRRRYGHLTLRNRLCVAMSRQKRLLVTVGDSAMFEGAAVPAQVEPLAEFLRLCRSGGGHGAVLSS; from the coding sequence ATGAGCGCGCCGGCCCGGAGCGGACGCGCTCCCGCGTCCCGGGGGGCTTCCGCCCCCGTCAGCGAACCCCTGCCCGGACGTTCGGACTTCGTCTGGCTGCTCTGGAACGGCGCCCCCGACGCTCTCCGGAACATCGGCGAGGGCTGGCACGAGGTGAACCTGGCCAGGCTGCCGAACGGCCAGGTGGTCGCCGGCGTCGACGGGACCGTCCGGGGCGGGGTCAGGCCCGACGGTGAGCAGGACCGCGAACGCCTGGGGCGCGCCATCTCGAACCGCGCCCGGATCGCCGTCCTGTCGACGCACAAGGTGGAGAACGAGGGGCAGCGGCGCCGCCTCCGGATCGGTGTGGACCTCTACACCTACGAACAGGCGGATCCGTTGGAACCGCAGTCCGTCGGGGTGGGCGACCGCGTCATGGACACGGTCGGCAAGTGGGACAGGAAGCTCAGGGACAGGCCGGAGGAGATCCTCCGGTGGCTCACCGAGCGCCTGCTGATCCCCCCGAGGGCGGGCGCGGGGCCGGAGGCGCCCCACCGTCTGGTCGTGTCCATCGGCCTGAGCGACCCGAGCGCGCCGGCCGGCTACCGGATCCACGGGCGGGGCGTGACCGGGGACGTCCGGACGGAGGGCGGCCGGCTGGTGCTGCACCGCCTCCGGCGCACCGGCGGCGAGGACGGGCAGGGGCCGTTGCGGCTGACCGAGTGCCGCCTGGAGTTCACCGACGTCTCGCAGGCCGGGGAGTTGCGCGCCGAGATGAAGCACCAGCTCAACCGGCTGGCCACCGGTCAGGGCTTCCTCGCCATGTGGCACGAGTACAACCGGCTCGAATCCCGGTTCGTCCGCCGGCAGGTGCGCGACGTCGGATTCGGGCGCTACACCGAGCGCGAATCGCTCGGCGACGGCGTCTATCGGTTCCGGCTCGACCGGTCGTCCCACGTCGACGACCAGGAGCTGACGCTGACGGAACGGGCCCGGCGCAACCTCGACGCACGGGAGAGCCTGGAACTGGAGGCCGCGCGGACCCTTCCCGGCGCCCTGGCGGCGGCGGACGGGGAGGAGGACGCCTCGGCGTGGGCGCTGATCGGCGACCGGCTCGGCCGGGACGTGGTCAGCGGCACCGTCGTCGCGGCCGACGTCGCGGCGGGGACGATCGACATGAGGCTCGTCGACCTCGGGCGGCGGCGGGTCTCCGGAGTGGGGCGGGACCAGACGGACGCCCCTCCGCCCCAGGGCTTCCTCTACCGCTCGTTCCGCGGCGACCGGCGCCAGATGCAGAGGCGCAAGGACGCCTTCGACCGGATCCTCGCGGACGGGACCAGGATCCCGAACCTGCTGGCGCTGTTCGAGGGCAAGACGGTCAGCGCGGATCCTCCCGGGAGAAGGACCAAGCCGCTCTCCGCGGCGGTCCGCGAGTGCTTCCGGGGCGGCGAGCCCACCCCGATGCAGGAGCGGGCGCTGGAGGTGGCGCTGAACACGCCCGACATCGCGGTGATCCAGGGCCCGCCGGGCACGGGCAAGACCCAGGTGATCACCGCCCTGCAGACCCGCCTCGCCGAGGAGGGGCGCGGCTACGCGCGGCTGCGCGGCAGCATCCTGCTCACCAGCTTCCAGCATGCGGCCGTGGACGAGCTGGTGGAGCGTTCGAGGGTGTTCGGCCTCCCCGCCAGCAAGGTGGACCGCGCCGGCCGCGGCACGACCGTCCAGACGGACCGGTGGCTCCAGGAGACGGTCGACTGGCTCACCGAGGAGATCAACGCCGACTCGCTCGGGCAGGCCCTCGGCGTGCTGCGGACGGTGACCGCCAGGGCGGCGGGCTACCTGCTCACACCGACCCCGCCGGAGGAGACCGCGCGCCTGCTCGAAGAGATCGAGGAGCTCGCGGGCGGACTCCTGTCGGCCGGACTCGCCGGCCGGCTGCACCGCGCGCGCCTGCGGTCGCGGAACGCGTCCCGGCCCGGCCCGTTCGACCTCGACGACGACCGCGAGCTGGCGGTCCGGGCGCTGCGCGGCGTGCGGACCCTCGCCGAGTCGTTCGCCGACGACGGGCCCGCGGCGGCGGCGAAGGCGCTGCGGCGGGTCCGCGCGCTGGACGGGCCGGACGCGGACGGCGCGGCCGACCTGGACCTGCTGGCCAGGGCGGCCTCCTGGGACGTCGACGAGCCCGTCCCGTTCCTGGCGGAACTGGCGGCGGCGCGCGACCGGCTGCTGGAGGCGCTGCGGCCGGCGAGCGGGCCCCTGGCCCCCGCCGCCGCGGACCCCGAGGTGGAGGACCTGCTCGCCGAGATCGCCGAAGAGCTCGAAGAGCGGGTGCGCGACTCCGGCGAGAGCGGTCCGCAGCTCGCGATGCTGGACTACCTCGAAGGGCTGCGGGGCGACCCGGCCGCCGTCGAGTGGACCCTGCGGGCCTACACCGCCTCCTACGCGGCCACCTGCCAGCAGGCCGCGTCCCCCACGGTCGCGGGGGCCAAGCAGGAGGCGCGGGTCGAGGACGTCGTCTTCGACACCGTGATCATCGACGAGGCGGCCCGCGCCAACCCGCTCGATCTCATGATCCCGCTGATCCACGCGGGCAGGCGCATCGTCCTGGTCGGCGACCACAACCAGCTGCCGCACATGCTGGAGCCGGAGGTCGAGCGGCAGGTGGAGCAGCTCGACGCGGGCGCGCGGGGACGGCTCCGCGAGAGCCTGTTCCAGCGCCTGTTCGAGAACCTGCGGGCTCCCGGCGCCCCGGTGGACCGGGTCGTCACCCTCAACGCCCAGTTCCGGATGCACCGGACGCTCGGGGCGTTCGTCAGCCGCTGCTTCTACGACGGGATGCTCGAATCGCCCCGTCCGGACGAGGAGTTCGCGCACGCCCTGCCCGGCTACGAGGGCGTGCACGCGGCGTGGATCGACGTCCCGAACGCCCGGGGCGCCGAGTCCGGCAGGCGCAGCAAGCGGCGGCGGGCCGAGGCGCGCGCCATCGCCGACCAGCTGGAGAGGCTCCTGCCCTCGGCGCCGGACCTCACCTTCGGCGTCATCTCCTTCTACTCCGACCAGGTGGACGAGATCTGGCGGGAACTGGTGGCTCGCGAGCTCGCCCGCCGCACGGACCAGGGCTACGAGCTGGTCAAGGGGCTCCAGTACGACGCGGGCGGCCGCCGGCTCGACCGCCTGCATGTCGGAAGCGTGGACGCCTTCCAGGGCAAGGAGTTCGATGTGGTGTTCCTGTCCACGACGAGGTCGGCGCCCCAGGCCGATCCACCGGCCGCGGGCACCGCCGCCCACGACCGCTGGGTCCGGCGCCGCTACGGCCACCTCACCCTGCGCAACCGGCTGTGCGTGGCGATGAGCCGGCAGAAGCGCCTGCTCGTGACCGTGGGCGA